From Oceanococcus atlanticus, a single genomic window includes:
- a CDS encoding circularly permuted type 2 ATP-grasp protein, translating to MGPLFDRYTRASSRFDELTGDDGQLRPHWQYLASALAELERSDLAERQNEMRRLLFENGISYNIYDKDKVRTRAWPMDLLPLVMTSREWREIEVGVAQRAELMRHIMHDIYGEQMLIRHGLLPAQLVFGHRGFLAPCTSTALPLDQQLILYGADLGRDPQGNIWVTGDRTQAPSGIGYALAARTVSSRVLPSIFRESNVHPVLPFLRDVRSRLIQLAEDELDHIALLTPGPANEAHAEHAYLARQLGLPLVEGSDLQVTGGACYLVNGDQRKPISVLLRRLDDDYCDPLELNRHSLLGVPGGLQAVRNRTLSFANPLGSGILENPALMAFLPAICHFLLGEELKLPSQGTWWCGRPSDFDYVQAHWEDMVIRTFQPNRKNPALAVCRLSENAKRGLLDRIRARPEHYVAQSINAHASVPLLAGHEVVSHPAELRTFAVNAKGGFRVMTGGLARVGSSPDSWRFSSQLGGVSKDIWVLASEPQRYAQTLPQFLPRLHSGATNLQPHIFEKLLWLGRYTARAELLARMLRMSFERLADAPPQAPDALTHNLLKAITWQSTLYPGFVGPLGAAQLDDPVPELLRVTYTDLPGGLRHDITALAGSADILRDILGQQIFRTLTQLEMALQFPGDFSTARAAVDTTLTQLNSLQGLLWRTLTEDRSRSMIEVGLSLEQALGMVRLVRSFSTESGPAALANAGSLLFELTNTPSALTPDVTASPHASVLRNLLLSDANAQSLRYQLMMLERLLRSLQSPGHTDPLASEITTRLTQLATWEPEQRVDPDGHLLDDSLVELDRWLRELAQGIEQRYLPRRPMRQTQLVEVA from the coding sequence AGAACGAAATGCGTCGCCTGCTGTTCGAGAACGGCATCTCCTACAACATCTACGACAAGGACAAGGTCCGCACGCGGGCCTGGCCGATGGATTTGCTGCCGCTGGTCATGACCAGCCGGGAGTGGCGCGAAATCGAGGTTGGCGTGGCCCAGCGAGCCGAGCTGATGCGCCACATCATGCACGACATCTATGGCGAGCAGATGCTGATTCGCCATGGCCTGCTGCCAGCCCAGCTGGTGTTCGGACATCGCGGTTTTCTGGCCCCCTGCACCAGCACAGCCCTGCCCCTGGATCAGCAGTTGATCCTGTACGGCGCCGATCTGGGTCGCGATCCGCAAGGCAACATCTGGGTCACCGGTGACCGGACCCAGGCGCCCTCGGGGATCGGCTACGCGCTGGCCGCACGCACCGTGAGTTCACGCGTGCTGCCAAGCATCTTCCGCGAATCCAATGTGCATCCGGTGCTGCCGTTCCTGCGTGATGTGCGCAGCCGGCTGATTCAGCTGGCCGAGGATGAACTTGACCACATCGCGCTGCTCACCCCGGGGCCGGCCAACGAAGCCCATGCCGAGCATGCCTATCTGGCCCGTCAGCTGGGCCTGCCACTGGTCGAAGGCAGTGATCTGCAGGTCACCGGCGGCGCCTGCTATCTGGTGAACGGTGATCAGCGCAAACCGATCAGCGTGCTGCTGCGGCGTCTCGACGATGACTACTGCGACCCGCTGGAACTCAACCGCCATTCCCTGCTCGGCGTGCCGGGCGGCCTGCAGGCGGTGCGCAACCGGACCTTGAGCTTTGCCAATCCGCTGGGCAGCGGAATACTCGAAAACCCGGCCCTGATGGCATTTCTGCCGGCCATCTGTCACTTCCTGCTCGGCGAGGAACTCAAGCTGCCCTCGCAAGGCACCTGGTGGTGTGGCCGGCCAAGCGACTTCGACTATGTCCAGGCGCATTGGGAGGACATGGTGATCCGCACCTTCCAGCCCAATCGCAAAAACCCAGCGCTGGCGGTGTGCCGGCTCAGCGAGAACGCCAAACGCGGACTGCTCGATCGCATTCGTGCGCGGCCCGAGCACTATGTGGCGCAAAGCATCAATGCGCACGCCAGCGTGCCGCTGCTGGCGGGTCACGAGGTGGTCAGCCATCCGGCCGAGCTGCGCACATTCGCGGTCAACGCCAAAGGCGGCTTCCGGGTCATGACCGGCGGGCTGGCACGGGTTGGCAGCAGCCCCGACAGCTGGCGCTTTTCCAGCCAGCTGGGCGGCGTGAGCAAGGACATCTGGGTGCTCGCATCCGAGCCGCAACGCTACGCTCAGACCTTGCCGCAGTTTCTGCCGCGCTTGCACTCCGGCGCGACCAACCTGCAGCCGCATATCTTCGAGAAGCTGCTGTGGCTGGGCCGCTACACCGCCCGTGCCGAGTTGCTGGCGCGCATGTTGCGCATGAGCTTCGAACGTCTGGCCGACGCCCCGCCACAAGCCCCGGATGCTCTGACCCACAATCTGCTCAAGGCGATCACCTGGCAATCCACCCTGTATCCGGGTTTTGTCGGCCCGCTGGGCGCCGCCCAGCTGGATGATCCGGTGCCCGAGCTGCTGCGTGTGACCTACACCGATCTGCCCGGTGGTCTGCGTCACGACATCACCGCCCTGGCCGGTTCGGCCGACATCCTGCGCGACATTCTCGGCCAGCAGATTTTCCGCACCCTGACCCAGCTGGAAATGGCCCTGCAGTTCCCCGGTGATTTCAGCACCGCCCGTGCTGCGGTGGACACCACCCTGACCCAGCTCAACAGCCTGCAGGGTCTGTTGTGGAGAACCCTGACCGAGGACCGCAGCCGCTCGATGATCGAGGTCGGGCTGAGTCTGGAACAGGCCCTGGGCATGGTCCGGCTGGTGCGCTCCTTCAGCACCGAAAGTGGCCCTGCCGCGCTGGCCAACGCGGGCAGCCTGCTGTTCGAGCTGACCAATACGCCAAGTGCGCTGACGCCCGATGTGACCGCCTCGCCGCACGCCAGCGTGCTGCGCAATCTGCTGCTGTCAGATGCCAATGCCCAGTCACTGCGCTATCAGCTGATGATGCTCGAACGCCTGCTGCGCAGCCTGCAGTCGCCCGGCCACACCGACCCGCTGGCCAGCGAAATCACAACCCGTCTGACCCAGCTGGCGACCTGGGAGCCAGAGCAACGTGTCGACCCCGACGGGCATCTGCTGGATGACAGCCTGGTTGAGCTTGACCGCTGGTTGCGCGAACTGGCGCAGGGCATCGAGCAGCGCTATCTGCCGCGTCGTCCGATGCGCCAGACCCAACTGGTGGAGGTCGCCTGA
- a CDS encoding transglutaminase family protein has protein sequence MRYRLRHYTHYNYAEAVDQAHNQVRMMLRDVPYQRCIERGIRVRPGPRYAKMHIDYFGNRVLYFEIDREHRDARIFATHIVEVNRPPGPPPEQTAAWEHVAARLHGLDDEQARSLQMYRLPSQLVSMPEGIAELSQPHFSTGRPILEAVQALSKSIFENFKFNPKATTIATPVADVLKQRQGVCQDFAHLMIAALRQRGLAARYVSGYIETLPPPGKPRLVGADASHAWVSVWCGDDGWLDIDPTNNLTPGENHITTAWGRDYDDVIPLNGVIFGGGDESSLTVRVDVERLPPAAS, from the coding sequence ATGCGCTACCGTCTGCGCCACTACACCCACTACAACTACGCCGAAGCGGTTGACCAGGCACACAACCAGGTACGCATGATGCTGCGCGACGTGCCCTATCAGCGCTGCATAGAGCGCGGCATACGGGTGCGCCCTGGGCCGCGCTACGCCAAGATGCACATCGACTATTTCGGCAACCGCGTGCTGTATTTCGAGATTGATCGGGAGCACCGCGACGCGCGCATCTTTGCCACCCATATCGTCGAGGTCAATCGTCCGCCCGGCCCACCACCAGAGCAAACTGCGGCCTGGGAACATGTCGCCGCACGTTTGCACGGGCTGGATGACGAACAGGCCCGCAGCCTGCAGATGTATCGCCTGCCCTCGCAGCTGGTGAGCATGCCCGAGGGCATCGCCGAGCTCAGCCAGCCCCATTTCAGCACCGGGCGGCCGATACTCGAGGCGGTGCAGGCCTTGTCCAAAAGTATCTTCGAGAACTTCAAGTTCAACCCCAAGGCCACCACCATCGCCACCCCGGTAGCCGATGTGCTCAAGCAACGTCAGGGCGTGTGCCAGGACTTTGCCCACCTGATGATCGCTGCATTGCGTCAGCGCGGGCTGGCCGCACGCTATGTCAGCGGTTATATCGAAACCCTGCCCCCGCCGGGCAAGCCGCGCCTGGTCGGCGCCGATGCGTCGCACGCGTGGGTCAGCGTGTGGTGCGGCGACGATGGCTGGCTCGACATCGACCCAACCAACAACTTAACGCCGGGCGAGAATCACATCACCACCGCCTGGGGGCGTGATTACGACGATGTGATCCCGCTCAACGGGGTGATCTTCGGCGGCGGCGACGAATCCAGCCTGACCGTGCGCGTGGATGTGGAGCGGCTGCCGCCCGCAGCCAGCTGA